One Carassius gibelio isolate Cgi1373 ecotype wild population from Czech Republic chromosome A20, carGib1.2-hapl.c, whole genome shotgun sequence DNA segment encodes these proteins:
- the LOC127938903 gene encoding transmembrane protein 251 isoform X2 has translation MMNFRQRMGWIGVGLYLLASVAAVYYVFEISQTYNRFALAQREGEDGVQKKWSGDASSSSPSSFSWIVTLKTRLLLLPFWVWATIFLIPYLQVFLFLYSCTRADPKTVGYCILPICLAVLCNRHQTFAKASNQMSRLQLIDT, from the coding sequence ATGATGAATTTCCGCCAGCGGATGGGGTGGATAGGTGTCGGACTGTACTTGTTGGCCAGTGTCGCTGCGGTGTATTATGTATTTGAGATCAGCCAAACATACAACCGATTTGCACTGGCACAAAGAGAAGGGGAGGATGGAGTGCAAAAAAAATGGTCGGGAGATGCATCTTCCTCTTCCCCATCTTCATTCTCATGGATCGTGACTCTGAAAACGAGACTTCTCCTCCTGCCCTTCTGGGTGTGGGCCACCATTTTCCTTATTCCTTACCTCCAGGTGTTTCTCTTTCTTTACTCCTGCACAAGGGCGGACCCCAAGACTGTAGGATACTGTATTCTGCCCATCTGCCTCGCTGTTCTCTGCAACCGTCACCAAACCTTTGCCAAGGCCTCCAATCAGATGAGCAGACTGCAGCTTATTGACACCTGA
- the LOC127938903 gene encoding transmembrane protein 251 isoform X1 has product MRRAWRMMNFRQRMGWIGVGLYLLASVAAVYYVFEISQTYNRFALAQREGEDGVQKKWSGDASSSSPSSFSWIVTLKTRLLLLPFWVWATIFLIPYLQVFLFLYSCTRADPKTVGYCILPICLAVLCNRHQTFAKASNQMSRLQLIDT; this is encoded by the exons ATG AGAAGAGCATGGAGAATGATGAATTTCCGCCAGCGGATGGGGTGGATAGGTGTCGGACTGTACTTGTTGGCCAGTGTCGCTGCGGTGTATTATGTATTTGAGATCAGCCAAACATACAACCGATTTGCACTGGCACAAAGAGAAGGGGAGGATGGAGTGCAAAAAAAATGGTCGGGAGATGCATCTTCCTCTTCCCCATCTTCATTCTCATGGATCGTGACTCTGAAAACGAGACTTCTCCTCCTGCCCTTCTGGGTGTGGGCCACCATTTTCCTTATTCCTTACCTCCAGGTGTTTCTCTTTCTTTACTCCTGCACAAGGGCGGACCCCAAGACTGTAGGATACTGTATTCTGCCCATCTGCCTCGCTGTTCTCTGCAACCGTCACCAAACCTTTGCCAAGGCCTCCAATCAGATGAGCAGACTGCAGCTTATTGACACCTGA
- the LOC127938901 gene encoding inositol-tetrakisphosphate 1-kinase, with product MQTFVKGKRVGYWLSEKKIKKLSFQTFVEMCRKQGIEMIQLDLSQPIEKQGPFDVIIHKLTDHIVDADQNVTESLLLVQRVQDYIDAHPETVILDPLPAIRTLLDRCKSYKLIHKLEECMKDDRICSPPFLVLNSECGTETLEQLQKHGITFPSICKTQVAHGINSHEMAIIFSEEDLKGIKPPCVIQSFINHNAVLYKVFVVGEAYSVVQRPSIRNFPSGPTDRRAISFNSHHVSKPESSSDLTCRDNMEGQYREPSNDVIQKISRGLRQALGISLFGIDIIINNQTGQHAVIDINAFPGYEGVPEFFDDLLSHITSVLRGQGSNGAVCGHLRVNGIGQSPSVACGIHCGMLGNESSWLKESEGLKKGPHQGLSCGGTCMTPNFHQHSRSSLAAETSSQ from the exons ATGCAGACGTTCGTGAAAGGAAAAAGAGTTGGATACTGGCTCAGCGAGAAGAAGATTAAAAAACTCAGTTTCCAGACCTTCGTGGAAATGTGCAG GAAACAAGGCATAGAGATGATCCAG CTGGATCTGAGCCAGCCAATAGAGAAGCAGGGTCCATTTGATGTCATCATCCACAAGCTGACTGACCACATTGTTGATGCTGACCAAAATGTCACAGAATCTCTGCTGCTTGTTCAGCGTGTTCAG GACTACATAGATGCTCATCCTGAAACAGTGATTCTTGACCCTCTTCCAGCCATTCGTACCCTGCTGGACCGCTGCAAGTCATACAAGCTTATTCATAAACTTGAAGAATGCATGAAAG atgACAGAATCTGCTCACCTCCGTTTCTGGTCCTCAACAGTGAATGTGGCACTGAGACTCTAGAGCAGCTTCAGAAACATGGAATCACATTTCCCTCCA TCTGCAAAACCCAGGTAGCTCATGGCATCAACTCCCATGAG ATGGCCATCATCTTCAGTGAGGAAGATCTGAAAGGCATCAAGCCCCCATGTGTCATCCAGAGCTTTATCAACCATAATGCAGTGCTGTATAAGGTTTTTGTAGTGGGAGAGGCCTACAGTGTGGTGCAGCGGCCCTCCATTAGAAATTTCCCATCTGGACCCACAG ACAGGAGAGCAATATCTTTCAACAGTCATCACGTGTCCAAACCAGAGTCCTCTTCTGACCTGACCTGC AGGGACAACATGGAGGGCCAGTACCGGGAACCCAGCAATGATGTCATTCAGAAAATTTCTAGAGGGTTAAGACAGGCCCTTGGTATTTCTCTGTTCGGGATTGACATCATCATCAACAACCAGACAGGCCAGCACGCTGTCATCGACATCAACGCATTTCCAG GTTATGAGGGAGTTCCAGAGTTTTTCGATGACCTGTTGAGTCACATCACCAGCGTCCTGCGAGGTCAAGGGTCAAACGGAGCAGTTTGTGGTCATCTGAGAGTGAACGGGATAGGTCAGAGCCCATCTGTGGCCTGCGGGATTCACTGTGGCATGCTGGGAAATGAAAGCAGTTGGTTGAAGGAGAGCGAGGGGTTAAAGAAGGGTCCCCATCAGGGACTGAGTTGTGGCGGCACTTGCATGACTCCAAACTTTCACCAGCACAGCAGATCCAGTTTAGCAGCGGAGACATCCTCGCAGTGA